In Anaerolineae bacterium, the following are encoded in one genomic region:
- a CDS encoding FAD-binding oxidoreductase codes for MNPEEMLTKLESLLAPHQVIISDLCSAYEVDGRRPSIVARPQDAGEVGKLLALCSREGWGVIPWGSGTQMGIGNIPRRYDVALDLGALDEVVDYDAPNLTLTAGAGCTLRTLQELVEGKRQLLPLDPPAAERATLGGVVAANAFGPSRLRYGAARDIVLGMQVALTNGEVIDVGGKTVKNVAGYDLTRAFIGSYGTLGVITRVTCRLFPMPPERRWMLIGFDRAGDAFAFVQQVLDSVLLPTSLDLVQGRVVPNRSDVSLWGVIGLEGTPEVIQRQYRDLSTIAASAHARHVEQLADEESEGQQIRQLVQDMPAVSPEPLVARLYVPISAVGSLWSAVQHLEAEGQASLNLLARPGLGVLYLMAQARDAHLSLIASTLQSLAGEMGGHAIIERIPVEHKAHLDVWGTPRPDWPLMQALKARFDPAGILSPGRFIGRL; via the coding sequence ATGAATCCCGAAGAGATGCTGACCAAGCTGGAGAGTCTGCTTGCACCGCATCAGGTGATTATATCGGACCTGTGTTCCGCGTATGAGGTGGATGGCCGCCGGCCGTCCATCGTGGCGCGCCCCCAGGATGCCGGCGAGGTGGGGAAACTGCTGGCGCTGTGCTCGCGCGAGGGCTGGGGGGTCATCCCCTGGGGAAGCGGCACGCAGATGGGCATCGGCAACATCCCCCGCCGCTACGACGTGGCGCTGGACCTGGGTGCGCTGGACGAGGTTGTGGATTATGACGCGCCGAATTTGACGCTGACCGCCGGCGCCGGCTGCACCCTGCGCACCCTGCAGGAGCTTGTGGAAGGCAAACGCCAGCTTCTGCCCCTGGACCCGCCGGCGGCCGAACGGGCAACGCTGGGGGGCGTGGTGGCCGCCAATGCCTTCGGCCCATCCCGCCTGCGCTACGGCGCAGCGCGCGATATTGTGCTGGGAATGCAGGTGGCGCTGACGAACGGTGAGGTGATCGACGTGGGCGGGAAAACGGTCAAGAACGTCGCCGGCTATGACCTGACCCGCGCCTTTATCGGTTCCTACGGCACCCTGGGCGTCATCACGCGCGTGACCTGCCGGCTCTTCCCCATGCCGCCCGAGCGCCGCTGGATGCTGATCGGCTTTGACCGCGCCGGCGATGCCTTTGCCTTCGTCCAGCAGGTGCTCGATTCCGTCCTCCTGCCCACCTCCCTCGACCTGGTGCAGGGGCGCGTGGTGCCGAACCGCTCGGATGTATCCCTGTGGGGCGTCATTGGGCTGGAAGGAACGCCGGAGGTCATCCAGCGGCAGTACCGGGACCTGAGCACCATAGCCGCCAGTGCGCACGCCCGCCATGTGGAACAGTTGGCCGACGAGGAATCAGAGGGCCAGCAAATCCGCCAACTGGTGCAGGATATGCCGGCCGTTTCGCCGGAACCCTTGGTGGCGCGCCTGTATGTGCCCATCTCGGCGGTGGGCAGTCTCTGGTCCGCCGTCCAGCACCTGGAGGCGGAGGGCCAGGCCAGCCTGAACCTGCTGGCGCGCCCCGGCCTGGGCGTGCTGTACCTGATGGCACAAGCGCGGGATGCGCATCTCTCGCTGATCGCCTCGACCCTGCAGTCGCTGGCCGGCGAGATGGGCGGCCACGCCATCATCGAACGCATCCCGGTGGAGCACAAGGCACATCTAGACGTCTGGGGCACGCCCCGCCCCGATTGGCCGCTGATGCAGGCGCTCAAGGCGCGCTTCGACCCTGCCGGCATCCTTTCGCCCGGGCGCTTTATCGGCCGGCTGTGA
- a CDS encoding FAD-binding protein, which produces MIDESTLHALREIVGPEHVLTDPEDLLLYAYDASIHSGRPDVVVFPESTEQVSRIMALAHAHRIPIIPRGGGTNLSGGSVASQGGIVLTLSRMTKVREIDIPNQRAVVEAGLYNLTLQEILAPYGYLYAPDPASQKVSTLGGNVAENAGGPHCLKYGVTTNHVLGLEVVLYDGRVIQLGGKAFDTPGYDLVGLLVGSEGTLGVVTAVTVRLLHVPEAIKTMLAIFDDLDGASQAVSDIIAAGIVPATLEMMDQLMMRAVEEATHAGYPTDAEAVLIIELDGLKDGMEEIAEQIVDICRRNRARAVQVARSAEERDKLWAGRRGAFGATGRIKPAYLVNDGTVPRTALPQVLRQVREIGQRYGLPIGNVFHAGDGNLHPLILFDPREEGILELVERAGAEIMRICVEAGGTITGEHGIGLEKIHGMPLIASPAAIQAMRWVKEAFDPIDLLNPGKVLPQTSKGVPS; this is translated from the coding sequence ATGATAGACGAGAGCACCCTTCACGCCTTGCGGGAAATTGTTGGCCCGGAGCATGTGCTGACGGACCCGGAGGATCTCCTGCTCTATGCCTATGACGCGTCCATCCATTCCGGCCGGCCGGATGTGGTGGTTTTCCCGGAGAGCACGGAGCAGGTCTCCCGCATTATGGCGCTGGCACATGCCCACCGCATACCCATTATCCCGCGCGGGGGCGGCACCAACCTGAGCGGAGGCTCTGTGGCCTCCCAAGGTGGCATTGTGCTGACCCTTTCGCGCATGACAAAGGTGCGCGAGATTGATATCCCCAATCAGCGCGCCGTGGTGGAGGCCGGCCTGTACAACCTGACCCTGCAGGAGATCCTTGCGCCGTACGGCTACCTGTACGCGCCGGACCCAGCCAGCCAGAAAGTCTCCACCCTGGGCGGCAACGTGGCGGAGAACGCCGGCGGCCCCCACTGCCTGAAGTACGGCGTCACCACCAACCATGTGCTGGGACTGGAAGTGGTGCTGTACGACGGCCGGGTGATCCAGCTCGGCGGCAAAGCGTTTGACACCCCCGGCTATGACCTGGTGGGCCTGCTGGTCGGTTCCGAGGGCACCCTGGGGGTCGTCACCGCAGTGACGGTGCGCCTCCTGCATGTGCCCGAGGCCATCAAGACCATGCTCGCTATCTTCGACGACCTGGACGGCGCCAGCCAGGCGGTATCCGACATCATCGCCGCCGGCATCGTGCCGGCCACGCTGGAGATGATGGACCAGTTGATGATGCGCGCCGTCGAGGAGGCCACCCATGCCGGCTATCCTACCGACGCCGAGGCGGTGCTCATCATCGAGCTGGACGGTCTGAAAGACGGCATGGAGGAGATCGCCGAGCAGATTGTGGACATTTGCCGGCGCAACCGCGCCCGGGCGGTGCAGGTGGCGCGGAGCGCGGAGGAGCGGGACAAGCTGTGGGCCGGCCGGCGCGGTGCCTTCGGCGCCACGGGCCGTATCAAGCCGGCCTACCTGGTCAACGACGGCACGGTGCCCCGCACCGCCCTTCCACAGGTCCTGCGCCAGGTGCGGGAGATCGGCCAGCGCTACGGCCTGCCCATCGGCAACGTCTTCCATGCCGGCGATGGCAACCTGCACCCGCTCATCCTCTTTGATCCGCGCGAGGAGGGTATTTTGGAGCTGGTGGAGCGCGCCGGCGCGGAAATTATGCGCATTTGTGTGGAGGCCGGCGGCACCATCACCGGCGAGCACGGCATCGGGCTGGAGAAAATCCACGGCATGCCGCTGATCGCCTCGCCGGCCGCCATCCAGGCCATGCGGTGGGTGAAAGAAGCGTTTGACCCGATTGACCTGCTCAACCCCGGCAAAGTCCTGCCGCAAACCAGCAAGGGAGTTCCATCATGA